The genomic region CGGGCGAAAACAGTTCTACTGGATGCGGAACGATTTCTTCCTCATATTTCCCAACCCGCTACTCTGGTTTATTTTTACAAAACCAAAGCCGAATTACTCAAAGCCCTTAAACAAACCGATCAGGCATATGCCTACTATAAAAAAGCGTTCCGGTTGAACGATTCGATTAACAAACAAAATCAATCCCGATTATTGGGTGGAAACGAAATTTTATACCATCTGGAACAACAGGACGATTTGATCGCACAACAACAAACTGCCATTCAGCACAAACAAAAATATATTTTACAGATTATCCTTTCCGCCTTACTGATCATCACTTTATTTGCTTTTATTTATATGATCAACTCACGTAAAAAGCAGTTGAAAATTCAGAAGATGAATGCAGAAATTTCGGCTAAAAATAAAGTGATCAAAGAATCTCTTTCCGAAAAGGAGACCTTGTTACGTGAAATACATCATCGGGTCAATAACAATCTTCAGATGATATCCGGTATTCTGGCACTTCAGCAAATGTACAATACCGACGATTCGATACGACTCATATTGCAAGAAGGCCAGGCGCGTATCCAGTCCATTGCCCTTATTCATAAAGCTTTGTATCATTCGGATAACTTTGCCCGGGTTTCTTTTGAATCCTACCTGAACGAATTGGTTACTGCCATACAAAAAACCTATCAAAACGAAGCCAAAACCATACATTGTATAGTCGATGCCGGACAAATCGAACTCAACATCAATACCGCTATACCGTTAAGTCTTATTATTAACGAGATCATAACCAATAGCTTTAAACATGCTTTTAAAAATCGGTCCGAAGGTCGTATCGTCATCCGGCTTTCCAAATTAAATAATCACTACAAACTGAGCATTAGCGATAATGGTATCGGACTTCCGGATCATTTTGATCCTATGAATTTACATTCCATCGGTTTTGATTTGATCATGGGTCTGACCAAACAACTCGACGGTGAATTAACCTGGCAAAACCGAAACGGAACTCAAATCAATATCACGTTTAATGAAATAACTTCCCAATCATGAGCGCACCACTACAAATTCTTATTGTTGAAGACGAATATATCACGCAGAAAACAATTACCGTTTTCCTACGGGAAATGGGTTATCATGTGGTGGGTTGTGCCATGCAGGCCGATGAAGCACTCCGTTACTTAAACCTTCATAAGGTCGATTTTGTAATTCTGGATATCACCATCAAAGGAGAAAAAGACGGAATCTGGCTGGCCGAAAAACTGCAACAACATTATGCGATTCCGTATATTTTCCTGACCGCCTACGTGGATGAAGTGACGGTAAAAAATGCGATCGCCACCAATCCCTATGGTTATTTGGTTAAGCCATTTCAAAAAGCGGCTTTATTTTCTGCAATCGAAATTGCACTAATCAATTTTAATAAATGCCAACAGGTCAAAAAGGAAATTCCGGCTTCCATTGTTGTAAAACATCAGGACATTTTTGAAAAGGTACCCCTTGATCATCTTTATTATATCGAGAGTCAGAAAAACTACCTGATTCTTACCACTTCCCACAAACAATATCGAATTCGCGCCACTGTTACGGATTTTCTGGAAAAACTTCC from Flavobacterium sp. WV_118_3 harbors:
- a CDS encoding histidine kinase dimerization/phosphoacceptor domain -containing protein → MFRFGIFKTALSIVLLFVSVCHAAEEKDSIRNAYGSKNAIDKVLFYEKLDLNTKRSYQDFFYTSFPGLSQDPLIQNSKKNDIRYRFALAEVYNIKGDEINAINVLKSIRNDKEYKLSDTEYMNLLVALQKSYLNLNLYSNVFQINSEIGNLRKRGAYFPLWSYNIKSQLYARLYLYEKAIRQLKSEIRDLERYVQNDPLIIPSAYNDLGFYYSLNDNIDSSFYYYKRSLQLSERYLKKSQPEAYNRLTGTVKGNMAVLYCKRNDYKTAIPLLQEDISVNSGNKDDDLGSATSRILLSECYSRLQQYDRAKTVLLDAERFLPHISQPATLVYFYKTKAELLKALKQTDQAYAYYKKAFRLNDSINKQNQSRLLGGNEILYHLEQQDDLIAQQQTAIQHKQKYILQIILSALLIITLFAFIYMINSRKKQLKIQKMNAEISAKNKVIKESLSEKETLLREIHHRVNNNLQMISGILALQQMYNTDDSIRLILQEGQARIQSIALIHKALYHSDNFARVSFESYLNELVTAIQKTYQNEAKTIHCIVDAGQIELNINTAIPLSLIINEIITNSFKHAFKNRSEGRIVIRLSKLNNHYKLSISDNGIGLPDHFDPMNLHSIGFDLIMGLTKQLDGELTWQNRNGTQINITFNEITSQS
- a CDS encoding response regulator, with the translated sequence MSAPLQILIVEDEYITQKTITVFLREMGYHVVGCAMQADEALRYLNLHKVDFVILDITIKGEKDGIWLAEKLQQHYAIPYIFLTAYVDEVTVKNAIATNPYGYLVKPFQKAALFSAIEIALINFNKCQQVKKEIPASIVVKHQDIFEKVPLDHLYYIESQKNYLILTTSHKQYRIRATVTDFLEKLPENFIKTHKGFIVNTDKIQSFSSNVVTINGQKIPVSKTYKDIVFNSLHHSSLKQ